In Clostridium ljungdahlii DSM 13528, the genomic window GATGATCCTGATATAATGAAAGAAAAACCTAGAGATCCACGTAAAGGATTATTTTCAGGTAAGAGCGGAGTATTTTTAGTAGTGAACGGTATTTTAATAGGAGTACTTACTTTAGCTGCCTTTTATATAGGAACTAAGCTGTATGCTAATTCACTTATACATGCGCAGACTATGGCTTTTGTAGTGTTAAGTGTATCACAGCTATTTTATACTTTAAGTATTAGACATCATGAAAAATCTATGTTTGAGGTTGGAATTTTCAGTAATAAGTATTTAATAGGTGCAATAGTTGTCGGTATAATAATGCAAAGTATAGTTATTACAGTACCCTTCTTGTCTTCAGTATTTAAAGTGTTTAAACTTACAATAAATGATTGGATATTTGTATTAGCACTTTCTTTGGTACCTCTTTTAGTGAACGAAATTATAAAGCTTGCTTATAGAAAATCAGTGAGGAATATTGCATAGAAAATTTAAAGTTTCTATGACTTATATACAAAATATTTAAAAGAGCTTCATTATTGTAAAAATATTCCTGCACATAAGTTGATTTTTAAGTTAGAATATAGGGTTTTCAATTGAAATTTAAACTTATGCATAAAATGTAATGACAAAATTGAAAACACCGTTAAAAACTTTTCCGTAAGTCTTAGCGAGGTATTTTAGAAAACCTTAGAAGTTTATATATGTCTGAGGTACGAGTTTATATAAGCTTCTTTAGATTTTCAAAATACCGAGCTTTAGACTTGTCAAAAGTTTTTATGGTGTTGAAATTTGTCATTACATGGCCTGCATAAGTTAACTTTCAAGCTGCAAACCCCTATATTATTTGGTGTTTTTAAGTCTTGTTCCGTTTTCATCTTGTAGGATAAGGTGTCTTTTCATGAGTCCACCTAAAGCATTTTTAAAATAATTTTTACTTTCATGAAAGGTATTTCTTATATCTTCTGGAGAACTTTTATCATTATATGGCATGAAACCATTATGATTTTCTAAATAATCTAATATAGACTCCTCTAAGGATAATCTTTCATTTTTAGGTACGCTTCTAGGAGTGAGTCCTAATTTGCCATCCTCGTATATTTTTTTTATTCTTAAATTGAGTTCATCCCCAGGATAAATATCTGTAAAATATTCATTATTCAATATAACCCCTCGATAAAGATTATCTACGGCTACCATAGCACTGTTATTGGTTTGAAATCCATAAATAGTCCCTTTTACTTCACTGCCAAGTGTGTATTTTTCATCTTTTTCATTGCTCTCAACATCTAAGGTAAGCAGATATCTGTCTATGTCCGTAGTAGCTGCAATTCTATTGGTTTTATCTACATATAGATAAAATAAATAGTATTTTTCTGGAGTAAGCTTATATTTTTGTTCTGCTAAAGGTACAAGTACATCTCTTTCCAAGCCTATATCTACGAAACTCCCGAAACTAGTATTAGCTACAACTTTTAAATATGCAAGTTCACCTATTTCTGCCTTAGGTTTTTTTAAAGTGGATATTATTCTGTCTTTTGAGTCCTTATATATGAATGCATTGACTTCATCGCCAATGGAAAGGGTATCCTCAGTAATATCATTTTTAGGAAGAAGTATATCGTCTTTAGTTCTACCTGTTCCTGCATCTAAGTAGTATCCGAAACTTGCTTCCCTGGTTATTTTTAGTTTATTAAATTTCCCTATTAGTATCAACTATATTTTCACTCCCCTGTAATGTTTAAAATACTTCTACTTCAAACATATTATATAATAATATTATAGTTACTGCTAGTTAAGTTAGTATTTAAAGTAGGTTTTATATAATGGCTATCTAAAGAAGCTTACCAAAATATATTTATATCCAACTGAAGCTGGCTTTTTTCAAATAGAATATTGGATTTTCTCTAGAATATTTTTCCCAAAGTCTTCTTTTTTATTAATATTATTGAATTTGAATTTGAATTTATCTGATGGCTACCTACTGTAACACTCCCACTTCTATCAAAGTGGGAGATAACAGTAGTTATGCCCCTAGATAATTCATCTAAACTTAGTGGGAGAAAAAAACTCCCACTAAGTAAGATTCATTGATTAAAATGTTAGTACATAAAAAGAATAAATAAATTCATTTAAACAAAAACAATCTACCTGTTAACATTTATTTTTAACTTCTGTACTATTATAGATTTGTTTTTAAATTTTGATCTAATACCTATCAGGTATCTACTTCCAGGAATGTAACTTATCATACAACAAATAATAGGAGTTATTATTATAGTTACTAAAAGTTTTATTAATGGACTATATAGATAGTGAGTTGAAGGTATCTTTTCTGACCATTTTTGAATAACAATAATATGGAGCATATATGCTGGAAAAGAATACTTTCCTATAAATGATAGTAAAATACTAATTTTTTTGCTGACGGTGTCTATATAGAGAGATAGCATATAGAAGAAAAGTATTGCTGTAGTTACATATACTATATATAAAGCATGGTCAAATTTAATAAATGGAAGTGGATTACCTATAAAATCTTTTACATCATCATAATAAAAATATGATAAAAGTATAGTGTATCCGCCAATAAGTGCATATTTGTATTTTTTTATCATAGCTTTTAAATTTGTATAATTAAAAATCATATATGATCCCACTACAAAATAAAAAATCCATAGTAAAGGTGTTATATTTATAAAACTTTGCTGCAATTTAGATGGTGTTCCAAATAATAATTTTCCAATTGCAGAAGTAACATGATTGTTGTCTTTTAGTATTAAGTAGTATAGCACAAAAGAAAATATAAAAAACAATTTTTTTATAAAAGTGCTTGTACCATTTAATTTCTTTATAAATAGAAAGATTAAGGGTATATATAAATATAATCTGATTATCATGCCCATATACCATAAATGGTAGGCAGAACTACCAGTAACTATTTGTCCTATAAAGTTTGTAAAACCATAAGTGCTGTGATTTAAAATTAAATCATTTATAAGGGAACAAAAAATATAAGGTAAAATTAGAAATTTTAATTTTTTGATATAGAAATTTAATACATCCATACGATCATAATATACATAAATGAGGCATATGGCAGTTAATGCTACAAACATAGGTACAGCAGTTTTACCTATTGAATAAATAAGTTTTGAAATAAGTCTATTTTCTAGAGAAATATCTTTTATAAAAGAATAACCGCCAAAAGTGTGCTGTATTACTACTAAAATAAAAGCGATTCCTCTCATTATGTCTAATTCTGCTAATCTATCTTTAGTCATATTTTCCTCCTCCTAAGTAAAAAATATCCTTGTACAGTTTACACTTATCTAAATGAAAAGGCAATTTCTTATGATTTAAGATTAAACTCATAAATAGCTTTAAATTTGCTTTATATCACTTATAATATAAAGTATATAATAAAAGTTAAAAGATTATTAGGGAGGAAAATATAATGTCATCAATGGATTTTGTAAGAGTATCTGCAGCATGTCCTTTAACAAATGTAGCAGATATAGAATTTAACTTAAATAATATAAAGCTTTGTATAGATAGAGCTCTAGAGGAAAAATCAAAGCTTGTAGTTTTTCCGGAGCTTTGTATAACCTCGTATACCTGTGCAGACCTTTTTGAACAGCAGCTGCTTTTGGAGAAATCCGTAGAAGCTTTAAAAAAGTTGTGTGATTATTCAAAAGATATAGACATACTAATAGCTGTAGGGGCACCTCTTACATATAATTGTTGTCTTTATAATTGTGCATACATAATATTCCAGGGTAGTATCCTAGGTATTGTTCCCAAAAGTTATATTCCAAATTATGAGGAGTTTTACGAAAAAAGGTGGTTTACAGAGGGGCTAAAGGTTACAGATGAAAAGGTTAACTTTTATTTTCAAGAAGATATTCCATTTGGAACAAACTTGATATTTACCTGTGGTAATTTTAAATTTGGAATTGAAATATGTGAAGATCTATGGACAGTAGTACCTCCAAGCAGTTATTTATGTCTTATGGGTGCAAACATTATAGGAAACCTCTCTGCATCTAATGAAGTCGTAAGTAAATCCACGTATAGAAGGAGTTTAATATCATCTCAAAGTGCTAGATGCATGTGTTCTTATATATATTCATCTTGTGGAGTGTTTGAATCTTCTACAGATTTAGTGTTTAGTGGTGATATGTGTATTTCTGAAAATGGAGCAATTCTAGAATCTGGGGAAAGATTTAAAAGAGAAAATCAAATTATTACTACAATTGTAGATTTAGGACGATTAGCTGCACAGCGTTTAAGAAATGTAAGTTTTAGGGACAGCGTAAAGTTATTTTTGGAGAAACCTATAGAAGTTAAATTTCAATTTGAAACTATGAATTATGGAAAATTTGATAGAACTGTTGACAAACATCCTTTTGTACCCTCAGGTAAAGATGAAAGGGAAATTAGATGTAGGGAAATATTTAATATACAAACTTCTGCTCTTGCTAAAAGAGTAAGTCATACTAATTTAAAAAGAGCGGTTATAGGTATATCAGGTGGACTTGATTCTACATTGGCCTTGCTTGTTACAGTGAAAACTTTTGATATGTTAAAGATATCGAGAGACAATATAATAACTGTTACTATGCCGGGATTTGGTACTACAGATAGAACTTATAATAATGCGGTGGATTTGTGTAAAAGTTTAGGAACGGAACTTAGAGAAATAAACATAGTAGATGCATGCCTTCAACATTTTAAAGATATATCCCACGACAGAGAAATACATGATGTAACTTATGAAAATGTCCAGGCAAGGGAGAGAACGCAGATTATAATGGACATAGCAAATAAGGAAGGTGGACTTGTAATTGGGACAGGTGATCTTTCTGAGCTTGCACTTGGATGGTGCACTTACAACGGCGATCATATGTCTATGTATAGTGTAAATTGTTCCATACCTAAAACCTTGGTAAGATATTTAGTAAGATATGTAGCAGATAAAGAGGTATCAAAAAATATATCGGATATTTTAATAGATATACTTGATACTCCAGTAAGCCCAGAACTTTTGCCTAAAGACAAAAATGGAAAGATAGCTCAGAAGACAGAAGACATAGTGGGTCCATATGAGCTTCATGACTTTTTCTTGTATTATTTTGTTAGGCATAGTTATTCGCCTGAGAAGATATTGTTTTTGGCAAAACAAGCTTTTAAAAATGATTATACTAATGATGTTATTTGTAAATGGCTGAAAGTATTTACAAAAAGATTTTTCACTCAACAATTCAAGAGATCTGCAATTCCAGATGGACCTAAGGTAGGTACTGTAAGTTTATCTCCTAGAGGAGATTGGAGAATGCCTTCAGATGCTAGCTTTAATTTATGGATGTAAAAATAAAATTTATATAAAATCAGTTTTATTGATGAATAGATGTAGTATACTATTTATAATATAAAGATAGAAAAATTTTGATAGGGGGTTGGAATTTGCATGTTTAATATTATTTTATGGACTGTAATTGGTTTAGTAGCCCTATTTGTAGACATGGTAACTAGTGCTTTCCTATTTGTATGGTTTACTATAGGAGCGATTGCTGCCATTGTAGCAGGAATATTAAAATATTCCTTTATAGTTCAACTTGTAGTATTTTTAGCAGTTAGTATAGTGCTTACAGCTGTTTGTTATCCTATAGTTAAAAAGAATATTAAAAAATCTATAAAACCTACTTTGCTTAGGGAAAAAACTTATGTGGGAAAAAAGGTCACTATAGATAAGGAAATGGAAAAGAATAATGGAATAAGAATTGATGGAGTATACTGGAATATAAAGAATGAAGGATATACTATTAAGGATGGAGATACCGTAAAGATAATTGGTATGGAAGGAAATAAAGTTATTATAAAAAAGGAGATGTAAATATATGATAAGTAAAATTTTCATTTTGATTGTACTTGTAGCTATTATTGCAGTTATAGTTTCTTCTATGAAGGTAGTAAACACTGGTTATGTAACTATTATAGAGAGATTTGGACAATTTCATAGGGTATTGGAACCAGGATGGCATTTTCTAATTCCTTTTGCTGATTTTGCAAGAAGAAAAATTTCAAATAAACAGCAGATACTAGATATTGAACCTCAAAGTGTTATAACTAAAGACAATGTAAAGATATCTATTGATAATGTTATTTTTTACAAGATATTAAGTGCTAAGGATGCTGTGTATAATATAGAAGATTACAAAGCAGGTATAGTTTTTTCAACTATAACCAATATGAGAAATATTGTAGGAGATATGACCTTAGATGAAGTACTGTCGGGAAGGGATAAAATAAATGCAGAGCTTTTAAAAGTAGTGGATGAGATAACAGACGCATACGGCATAAAAATATTGTCTGTAGAAATTAAAAACATTATTCCACCGGCTGAGATTCAGCAAGCTATGGAAAAACAGATGAAGGCAGAGCGTGATAAAAGGGCTGTTATACTTCAGGCAGAAGGTCAGAAACAGAGTGATATAGCAAGAGCTGAAGGTGAAAAGCAAGCCAAGATACTGCAAGCTGAAGCTGAAAAGGAAGCAAATATAAGAAGAGCTGAAGGATTAAGACAGTCTCAAATGTTGGAAGCAGAAGGTAAAGCAAAGGCAATAGAATCTGTAGCAGAAGCGCAGTCCAAGGCAATTCACCTTGTTAATAGATCTATAATTGATTCAGGTACAGATGAAAAGGTAATAGCACTTAAACAGGTAGAAGCATTGAAGGAAATGGCTAAAAATCCAGCAAATAAATTGATATTGCCAAATGAGTCCATTTCTTCTCTTGGCAATATGGCTGCTATAGCAGATATGCTTCAAAAGAAGTAATCCTTATAGGTGTTACAGCTTAAAATTTGACCTATTCTTCGGATATTTTTACAACCTTCAGCTCGTAAAATATTTTGATAAGCCTAAGTAAAAAATTCTAGAAAAGCTAAGAACTTTTGAAAACTCATACCTCAAACAATTCAAAAGCCCTAAGTTTTTACGAATTTTTTCTAAGACTTATTTGCAAAATATTTGAAAGAGCTTCATTATTGTAAGAATATCTCTGCGAATAGGTTTAAATTTAAGATGAGAATCCTTATAGGATTTCTAATTGAAACTTGTCATTATATGCTATGTATAAGTTTAAATTTCAATTGGAGACCCTATAGATTATAAAGTTTAATCTATAATTACTTAAAAGTGCTTATTATAAACTTCAGTTGTATTTATAACTTTAGAATTTAAATCAAACTGACAATTTGGATAAGTTTAATTGTAGAGTTGACTATCTATATAGGTAGTTGAATTCAAAAGCAGTTAGTAACTTTAGTTAAAGGTTAAAAAATTGCAGCTTGAGAGATTATATACTTTTAAATTGAAA contains:
- a CDS encoding CvfB family protein, which gives rise to MILIGKFNKLKITREASFGYYLDAGTGRTKDDILLPKNDITEDTLSIGDEVNAFIYKDSKDRIISTLKKPKAEIGELAYLKVVANTSFGSFVDIGLERDVLVPLAEQKYKLTPEKYYLFYLYVDKTNRIAATTDIDRYLLTLDVESNEKDEKYTLGSEVKGTIYGFQTNNSAMVAVDNLYRGVILNNEYFTDIYPGDELNLRIKKIYEDGKLGLTPRSVPKNERLSLEESILDYLENHNGFMPYNDKSSPEDIRNTFHESKNYFKNALGGLMKRHLILQDENGTRLKNTK
- a CDS encoding SPFH domain-containing protein, producing MISKIFILIVLVAIIAVIVSSMKVVNTGYVTIIERFGQFHRVLEPGWHFLIPFADFARRKISNKQQILDIEPQSVITKDNVKISIDNVIFYKILSAKDAVYNIEDYKAGIVFSTITNMRNIVGDMTLDEVLSGRDKINAELLKVVDEITDAYGIKILSVEIKNIIPPAEIQQAMEKQMKAERDKRAVILQAEGQKQSDIARAEGEKQAKILQAEAEKEANIRRAEGLRQSQMLEAEGKAKAIESVAEAQSKAIHLVNRSIIDSGTDEKVIALKQVEALKEMAKNPANKLILPNESISSLGNMAAIADMLQKK
- a CDS encoding NfeD family protein gives rise to the protein MFNIILWTVIGLVALFVDMVTSAFLFVWFTIGAIAAIVAGILKYSFIVQLVVFLAVSIVLTAVCYPIVKKNIKKSIKPTLLREKTYVGKKVTIDKEMEKNNGIRIDGVYWNIKNEGYTIKDGDTVKIIGMEGNKVIIKKEM
- a CDS encoding acyltransferase, producing MTKDRLAELDIMRGIAFILVVIQHTFGGYSFIKDISLENRLISKLIYSIGKTAVPMFVALTAICLIYVYYDRMDVLNFYIKKLKFLILPYIFCSLINDLILNHSTYGFTNFIGQIVTGSSAYHLWYMGMIIRLYLYIPLIFLFIKKLNGTSTFIKKLFFIFSFVLYYLILKDNNHVTSAIGKLLFGTPSKLQQSFINITPLLWIFYFVVGSYMIFNYTNLKAMIKKYKYALIGGYTILLSYFYYDDVKDFIGNPLPFIKFDHALYIVYVTTAILFFYMLSLYIDTVSKKISILLSFIGKYSFPAYMLHIIVIQKWSEKIPSTHYLYSPLIKLLVTIIITPIICCMISYIPGSRYLIGIRSKFKNKSIIVQKLKINVNR
- a CDS encoding NAD(+) synthase produces the protein MMSSMDFVRVSAACPLTNVADIEFNLNNIKLCIDRALEEKSKLVVFPELCITSYTCADLFEQQLLLEKSVEALKKLCDYSKDIDILIAVGAPLTYNCCLYNCAYIIFQGSILGIVPKSYIPNYEEFYEKRWFTEGLKVTDEKVNFYFQEDIPFGTNLIFTCGNFKFGIEICEDLWTVVPPSSYLCLMGANIIGNLSASNEVVSKSTYRRSLISSQSARCMCSYIYSSCGVFESSTDLVFSGDMCISENGAILESGERFKRENQIITTIVDLGRLAAQRLRNVSFRDSVKLFLEKPIEVKFQFETMNYGKFDRTVDKHPFVPSGKDEREIRCREIFNIQTSALAKRVSHTNLKRAVIGISGGLDSTLALLVTVKTFDMLKISRDNIITVTMPGFGTTDRTYNNAVDLCKSLGTELREINIVDACLQHFKDISHDREIHDVTYENVQARERTQIIMDIANKEGGLVIGTGDLSELALGWCTYNGDHMSMYSVNCSIPKTLVRYLVRYVADKEVSKNISDILIDILDTPVSPELLPKDKNGKIAQKTEDIVGPYELHDFFLYYFVRHSYSPEKILFLAKQAFKNDYTNDVICKWLKVFTKRFFTQQFKRSAIPDGPKVGTVSLSPRGDWRMPSDASFNLWM